A single genomic interval of Roseomonas aeriglobus harbors:
- a CDS encoding TniB family NTP-binding protein, producing MNNPKDPYGIQPEPARGDRLPDYSDRARAERVKLVVPFFKTNYIEHQPQTDRIEELLDYIDSMQPLLGRAIDGRRLSEYYSAGKSRMVERMIEVAAERRAANGLPPNPYQILWLELDKTTSVATFYRQALRLMGDDHWDGKAKLDELEDRMEHFARRLGVEGMVGDEVQHLGRKTTDAKQVTDRFKTFLNRGVLPLILVGDETSEAFFDENEKFAARLGTPLTLKPLDVRHSGRDKRLFLEFCGKLDASLVAGGITDELSGLDKRGLRTPLAIVSGGHVGRVCRLVCEAAQHAIRRGAGVIEAHDLSVATRNYAFRVKFIRYDPFSKPHA from the coding sequence ATGAACAACCCGAAGGATCCCTACGGCATCCAGCCCGAACCCGCCCGGGGTGACCGGCTCCCCGACTACAGCGATCGCGCGCGGGCCGAACGCGTGAAGCTCGTCGTGCCGTTCTTCAAGACGAACTACATCGAGCACCAGCCGCAGACGGACCGCATCGAGGAGCTGCTCGACTATATCGACTCGATGCAGCCGCTGCTGGGCCGCGCGATCGACGGGCGCCGGCTTTCCGAATACTACAGCGCGGGCAAGTCGCGCATGGTCGAACGCATGATCGAGGTGGCCGCGGAGCGCCGGGCCGCGAACGGCCTCCCGCCGAACCCATACCAGATCCTCTGGCTGGAACTCGACAAGACGACCTCGGTCGCGACCTTCTATCGGCAGGCCCTGAGGCTCATGGGCGACGACCATTGGGACGGGAAGGCGAAGCTCGACGAACTTGAGGACAGGATGGAACACTTCGCTCGCAGGCTGGGCGTCGAAGGGATGGTAGGCGACGAGGTCCAGCATCTTGGTCGCAAGACTACCGACGCCAAGCAGGTGACCGACCGCTTCAAGACGTTCCTCAACCGCGGCGTCCTGCCGCTCATTCTGGTGGGGGACGAGACCTCGGAAGCCTTCTTCGACGAAAACGAGAAGTTCGCGGCCAGGCTCGGCACGCCATTGACCCTGAAGCCCCTCGATGTGCGGCACAGCGGCCGGGACAAGCGGCTATTCCTCGAGTTCTGCGGAAAGCTGGACGCGTCGCTCGTCGCCGGTGGCATCACCGACGAGCTGAGCGGTCTCGACAAGAGGGGGCTGCGCACGCCGCTGGCGATCGTCAGCGGCGGCCATGTTGGCCGGGTTTGTCGTCTGGTGTGCGAGGCGGCCCAGCACGCCATCCGCCGCGGAGCTGGCGTGATCGAGGCGCACGACCTGAGCGTCGCCACGCGAAACTACGCCTTCCGGGTCAAGTTCATCCGCTACGATCCATTCTCGAAGCCGCACGCATGA
- a CDS encoding amidohydrolase, translated as MKTLLLATALILPAAVHAQTAPLPDAQRSAIVAGVDGRAATLASTAKTIWDFSEVGYQETKSSALLQSELRKSGFTVKAGVADIPTAFVASFKNGAGPVIAILAEYDALPGTAQTTDPTRNQIAGKAAGHACGHNLFGAASITAAMAIKDWMIANKVPGELRVYGTPAEEGGSGKVYMVRAGLFDDVSATLHWHPGSANIVSVGPSRANISGKFRFKGLSAHASASPERGRSALDGIEVMNVAVNMMREHVPSSIRIHYVITNGGEAPNVVPDFAESYYYVRDVDPALVKSVWGRVVKASEGAALATETSVTNEITGGVYSMLANETLAKVMDRNLNAVGGVAYTAQETAWATELQKSLEVKRPLDTAARVLPLGRGGDGGGSTDVSDISWVSPTIGLSTATWVPGTPAHSWQAVAASGMSIGAKGGVVAAKTLALTAAELFRSPDTLAAAKAELLKARGPDFKYEAMLGNRKPALDYRKPMAAGATSE; from the coding sequence ATGAAGACCCTGCTGCTCGCCACCGCCCTGATCCTGCCCGCCGCGGTGCACGCCCAGACCGCCCCGCTGCCCGATGCGCAGCGCAGCGCGATCGTCGCCGGGGTCGATGGCCGCGCCGCGACGCTCGCCAGCACGGCCAAGACGATCTGGGATTTTTCCGAAGTCGGCTATCAGGAAACGAAGAGCTCGGCCCTGCTCCAGTCCGAACTCAGGAAGAGCGGCTTCACGGTGAAGGCCGGCGTTGCCGACATTCCGACCGCCTTCGTCGCCAGCTTCAAGAACGGCGCCGGCCCGGTCATCGCCATCCTCGCCGAATATGACGCTCTGCCCGGCACCGCGCAGACGACCGACCCGACCCGCAACCAGATCGCCGGCAAGGCCGCCGGTCATGCCTGCGGGCACAATCTGTTCGGCGCGGCGAGCATCACCGCGGCGATGGCGATCAAGGACTGGATGATCGCCAACAAGGTGCCCGGGGAACTGCGCGTCTACGGCACCCCGGCCGAGGAAGGCGGATCGGGCAAGGTGTATATGGTCCGCGCCGGCCTGTTCGACGACGTGTCGGCCACGCTCCACTGGCATCCGGGCAGCGCGAACATCGTGTCGGTCGGCCCGAGCCGCGCCAACATCTCGGGCAAGTTCCGCTTCAAGGGCCTGTCCGCCCACGCCTCCGCCTCGCCCGAGCGCGGTCGCTCCGCGCTCGACGGCATCGAAGTGATGAACGTCGCGGTCAACATGATGCGCGAGCACGTGCCCTCGTCGATTCGCATCCACTATGTCATCACCAACGGCGGCGAAGCGCCCAACGTCGTCCCCGACTTCGCCGAGAGCTATTATTACGTCCGCGACGTCGATCCGGCGCTGGTGAAGTCGGTGTGGGGCCGTGTGGTCAAGGCCTCCGAAGGGGCGGCGCTGGCGACCGAAACCAGCGTCACCAACGAGATCACCGGCGGCGTCTATTCGATGCTGGCGAACGAAACGCTGGCGAAGGTCATGGACCGCAACCTGAACGCGGTCGGCGGCGTCGCCTATACCGCGCAGGAAACCGCCTGGGCCACCGAACTTCAGAAGTCGCTGGAGGTGAAGCGGCCGCTCGACACCGCGGCGCGGGTCCTGCCACTCGGCCGCGGCGGCGATGGCGGCGGGTCGACCGACGTTTCGGACATCAGCTGGGTATCGCCGACGATCGGGCTTTCCACCGCGACCTGGGTACCCGGCACCCCCGCGCACAGCTGGCAGGCAGTCGCTGCATCGGGCATGTCGATCGGCGCGAAGGGCGGCGTGGTCGCGGCCAAGACGCTGGCGCTGACCGCGGCCGAACTCTTCCGCTCGCCCGATACGCTGGCGGCGGCGAAGGCGGAACTGCTCAAAGCGCGTGGGCCGGACTTCAAGTACGAAGCGATGCTCGGCAACCGCAAGCCGGCGCTCGACTATCGCAAGCCGATGGCGGCCGGGGCAACATCGGAGTAA
- the ggt gene encoding gamma-glutamyltransferase yields MALAAMLVAQPLSAQEEGPAPAPRQGTGGDIVAYDQIHKPVVGRGGMVVSQNAIASRVGADILRKGGNAVDAAVAMGFALAVTLPRAGNIGGGGYMLIHMAPRNGKPASTIAIDYYGQASRNTTPDLLLGANGRVDPDKNYSMKGVAIPGTVAGLWAAHKLYGALPWGTLIAPAIAMAENGVALSDDEASANAAQKKAMSDDPAALAMFFKPDGTAYTAGETWKQPDLAATLKLIAAGGRDAFYTGPFAEKLAAGIKAGGGVIDAQDLADYKVVVSAPIWSSYRGSQIAYMPPTASGVSVAEAMNILERFAVKEQRWGSVANLHLLSETMKLVSADRRLVGGGPDWRSPTKGLASKGYAEERAKLIRPDTSLGAKDVADGNPYPFESKDTTHFSVADAAGNAVSNTYTLSASYGAHVVAPGTGVLLNNSLGNLAWGRSANPATKPVPGKRVGSTITPIIVFKDAKPWLVTGTPGGGYIIATMVQMLSNVLDHGLNVAEAAERPRINQGGGDAPLELEEGFSPDIVPLLEAKGHTVRPSNTMGSTQSIMVEGDRFLGAADTRRPDAAAVGVR; encoded by the coding sequence GTGGCGTTGGCAGCCATGCTCGTCGCCCAACCCCTCTCCGCGCAGGAAGAAGGCCCCGCCCCCGCCCCGCGCCAGGGCACCGGCGGGGACATCGTCGCCTACGACCAGATCCACAAACCGGTCGTCGGTCGCGGCGGCATGGTGGTCAGCCAGAACGCCATCGCGTCGCGGGTCGGCGCGGACATTCTGCGCAAGGGCGGCAACGCGGTCGACGCTGCGGTGGCGATGGGCTTCGCGCTTGCCGTCACGCTGCCGCGCGCGGGCAATATCGGCGGTGGCGGCTATATGCTGATCCACATGGCCCCCAGGAACGGCAAGCCCGCCTCGACCATCGCGATCGACTATTACGGTCAGGCCAGCCGCAACACGACGCCCGACCTGCTGCTGGGTGCCAACGGCCGGGTCGATCCGGACAAGAATTATTCGATGAAGGGCGTCGCCATTCCCGGCACGGTCGCCGGGCTGTGGGCCGCCCACAAGCTGTACGGCGCGCTGCCCTGGGGCACGCTGATCGCACCCGCGATCGCGATGGCGGAAAATGGTGTCGCCTTGTCCGATGACGAGGCGAGCGCCAACGCCGCGCAGAAGAAGGCGATGTCGGACGATCCTGCCGCCCTCGCCATGTTCTTCAAGCCCGACGGCACGGCCTATACCGCCGGAGAGACGTGGAAGCAGCCCGATCTCGCCGCGACGTTGAAGCTGATCGCCGCGGGCGGTCGCGACGCCTTCTACACCGGTCCCTTCGCCGAGAAACTGGCGGCGGGAATCAAGGCCGGCGGCGGCGTGATCGATGCGCAGGATCTGGCCGATTACAAGGTGGTCGTCTCCGCGCCGATCTGGTCGAGCTACCGCGGGTCACAGATCGCCTACATGCCCCCCACCGCCTCGGGCGTGTCGGTGGCCGAGGCGATGAACATCCTCGAACGCTTCGCGGTCAAGGAACAGCGCTGGGGCTCGGTCGCCAACCTCCACCTGCTATCGGAAACGATGAAGCTGGTGTCGGCCGATCGTCGCCTGGTCGGCGGCGGACCCGACTGGCGCTCGCCGACCAAGGGCCTGGCGAGCAAGGGCTATGCCGAGGAACGCGCGAAGCTGATCCGCCCCGACACGTCGCTTGGTGCAAAGGATGTCGCGGACGGCAATCCCTATCCGTTCGAAAGCAAGGATACGACGCACTTCTCGGTCGCCGACGCAGCGGGGAATGCGGTCAGCAACACCTACACGCTATCGGCCAGCTATGGCGCGCATGTGGTCGCGCCGGGCACGGGCGTGCTGCTGAACAATTCGCTCGGCAACCTTGCCTGGGGCCGCTCGGCCAACCCGGCAACCAAGCCTGTGCCGGGCAAGCGCGTGGGGTCGACGATCACGCCGATCATCGTGTTCAAGGACGCCAAGCCCTGGTTGGTCACCGGCACGCCCGGCGGCGGCTATATCATCGCGACGATGGTGCAGATGCTGTCGAACGTACTCGATCACGGTTTGAACGTTGCCGAAGCCGCCGAACGCCCGCGCATCAACCAGGGCGGCGGCGACGCGCCGTTGGAGCTGGAGGAAGGCTTCTCGCCGGATATCGTGCCGTTGCTGGAGGCGAAGGGGCACACCGTGCGACCGTCCAATACGATGGGCAGCACCCAGTCGATCATGGTGGAGGGTGACCGCTTCCTTGGCGCGGCGGATACGCGTCGCCCGGATGCCGCGGCGGTGGGGGTAAGGTGA
- a CDS encoding TonB-dependent receptor: protein MKHMLLLSAACGALIAAAPVAAQTAQETPAPPTPTPTTEQVEDALASGQAPGGDIVVVGSQIRGTSVTAALPVTVVSQDDLAAIGATSGDDLLRAIPQLGDVTFNASYLPNSSNAARGDVGSVNLRNLGVGNTLVLINGRRVVNHPTSRANENLVPVLTVNSNTIPSFGIERLEVLRDGAAAIYGSDAVAGVVNTVLQSDYSGVQFEGQIGFAEDTNLLETSLNVLAGTNLGGRGNITLYASRESRTMLRAADQDYTASDNKQPLFVGTGLEGSTAIDGRSTITPWGVFTTRGGVPVRVGTGTSGALVTSTAGVFHIQPTANGGCSAAIPSNAAICIDDGNNTAAADRNTRFDATQAYNRTILPKVERYNFFANGHYDLTDGVELFGEAGYYKASTESIQSSPGTLAAGPIVIPASNYYNPFGPTGSANRIPGLNTPAAGLAVTLTSYNFSDFGPNYVTVDNDQWRGLLGVRFKALGIDWESAALYSEAQVTDRSTGISATLLQQQLALNTPDAYNPFNGADVNNPSLRDATPSNRAAIDAIRITTARRSKATLALADIKGSKADLIRLPGGNLGIAFGAEARRETQLDDRDPRVDGTIQFTDSVTGFVNVSDLVGTSNSPDTSGRRNVYGAYVELAVPVVSPSMNIPFVERLEFQVAGRAEHYSDAGSVAKPKIAGAWDIVNGLRLRGSYAESFRAPNLEQVNARLVTRSNTRLDPIRCEAQLRRGVIATWSACGQSFATTAQRAGNPDLKPEQSTNVTAGVVLQPHFLDRAIGRITLTADYWRIKQRDIVGIFGEGNALINDYLLRVGGQTDPNVIRADPTADDVALFQGSGLAPAGRVLFVRDQYRNLQPQTVSGWDFGFNWRVRDFGIGRITANVNAAYLKTYFLTPSPDVQTLIDARAAGTINKDTVISDGGDQVRVNGKPEWRVTGSLTWSKGPFQIGTFTSYVSDVDDTGATINGVPWQVDGRTTLNLYGQVSFGSRRDGEGRHRFRMGVRNLTDKQPPLSTDGFLGALYQPYARYWYVNLQSRF, encoded by the coding sequence ATGAAGCATATGTTGCTGCTGTCCGCGGCATGCGGCGCACTGATCGCGGCGGCGCCGGTCGCGGCGCAGACCGCGCAGGAAACGCCGGCCCCGCCCACGCCGACGCCGACCACCGAACAGGTTGAGGACGCGCTGGCGTCGGGCCAGGCGCCGGGCGGCGACATCGTCGTCGTCGGCTCGCAGATCCGCGGCACGTCGGTCACCGCCGCGCTGCCGGTCACCGTCGTCAGCCAGGACGACCTCGCCGCGATCGGCGCGACGTCGGGCGACGACCTGCTCCGCGCGATCCCGCAACTGGGCGACGTGACGTTCAACGCCAGCTATCTGCCCAACAGCTCGAACGCCGCGCGCGGCGACGTCGGCTCGGTCAACCTGCGCAACCTGGGCGTCGGCAACACGCTGGTCCTCATCAACGGCCGCCGCGTCGTCAACCACCCAACCAGCCGCGCGAACGAGAACCTGGTTCCCGTCCTGACCGTCAACAGCAACACCATCCCGAGCTTCGGCATCGAGCGGCTGGAAGTGCTGCGCGACGGCGCCGCCGCCATCTACGGGTCGGACGCGGTCGCGGGCGTGGTGAACACCGTGCTCCAGTCCGATTACTCGGGCGTCCAGTTCGAAGGGCAGATCGGCTTTGCCGAGGACACCAACCTGCTGGAGACGAGCCTGAACGTGCTCGCCGGCACGAACCTGGGCGGGCGCGGCAACATCACGCTCTACGCCAGCCGCGAGAGCCGCACGATGCTGCGCGCGGCGGACCAGGACTATACCGCGTCGGACAACAAGCAGCCGCTGTTCGTCGGCACCGGGCTGGAAGGCTCGACCGCGATCGACGGCCGCTCGACCATCACCCCGTGGGGCGTCTTCACCACCCGCGGCGGCGTGCCCGTCCGTGTCGGCACCGGAACCAGCGGCGCGCTGGTCACCAGCACCGCGGGCGTGTTCCACATCCAACCGACCGCGAACGGCGGCTGCTCTGCCGCCATCCCGTCGAACGCCGCGATCTGCATCGACGACGGCAACAACACCGCCGCTGCCGACCGCAACACCCGCTTCGACGCGACCCAGGCGTACAACCGCACGATCCTGCCGAAGGTCGAACGCTATAATTTCTTCGCGAACGGCCACTACGACCTGACCGATGGCGTCGAGCTGTTCGGCGAGGCAGGCTATTACAAGGCGTCGACCGAGAGCATCCAGAGCTCGCCCGGCACGCTTGCCGCAGGTCCGATCGTGATCCCGGCCAGCAACTACTACAACCCGTTCGGCCCGACCGGCAGCGCGAACCGCATTCCGGGGCTCAACACGCCCGCCGCCGGCCTGGCGGTGACGCTGACCAGCTACAATTTCTCGGACTTCGGCCCGAACTATGTGACCGTCGACAATGACCAGTGGCGCGGGCTGCTGGGTGTCCGGTTCAAGGCGCTCGGCATCGACTGGGAATCGGCGGCACTCTATTCCGAGGCGCAGGTCACCGACCGTTCGACCGGCATCAGTGCGACGCTGTTGCAGCAGCAGCTCGCGCTCAACACGCCCGACGCCTATAACCCGTTCAACGGCGCCGACGTGAACAATCCCAGCCTGCGCGACGCGACGCCGTCGAACCGCGCGGCAATCGATGCGATCCGCATCACCACCGCCCGCCGCAGCAAGGCGACGCTGGCGCTGGCCGACATCAAGGGGTCGAAGGCCGATCTGATCCGCCTGCCCGGCGGCAACCTGGGCATCGCGTTCGGGGCGGAAGCGCGCCGCGAGACGCAGCTCGACGACCGTGATCCGCGTGTCGACGGGACGATCCAGTTCACCGACAGCGTGACCGGCTTCGTCAACGTGTCCGACCTGGTCGGCACCAGCAACTCGCCCGACACCAGCGGCCGTCGCAACGTGTACGGCGCCTATGTCGAACTGGCCGTGCCGGTCGTGTCGCCGTCGATGAACATCCCGTTCGTCGAGCGCCTGGAATTCCAGGTCGCCGGCCGCGCCGAACATTATTCGGACGCCGGATCGGTCGCGAAGCCTAAGATCGCCGGCGCCTGGGACATCGTCAACGGCCTCCGCCTGCGTGGGTCGTACGCGGAAAGCTTCCGCGCGCCCAACCTCGAACAGGTCAATGCGCGCCTGGTCACCCGTTCGAACACGCGGCTCGACCCGATCCGGTGCGAGGCGCAGCTGCGTCGCGGCGTCATCGCCACCTGGAGCGCCTGCGGCCAGAGCTTCGCCACCACCGCGCAGCGCGCCGGCAACCCGGACCTGAAACCCGAACAGTCGACCAACGTGACGGCGGGCGTCGTGCTCCAGCCGCACTTCCTCGATCGCGCGATCGGCCGCATCACGCTGACCGCCGATTACTGGCGCATCAAGCAGCGCGACATCGTCGGCATCTTTGGTGAGGGCAATGCGCTCATCAACGACTATCTGCTGCGCGTCGGCGGCCAGACCGACCCGAACGTCATCCGTGCCGATCCGACCGCGGACGACGTCGCGCTGTTCCAGGGTTCGGGCCTGGCGCCGGCCGGCCGCGTGCTGTTCGTCCGCGACCAGTATCGCAATCTGCAGCCGCAGACGGTGTCGGGCTGGGACTTCGGCTTCAACTGGCGCGTCCGCGACTTCGGCATCGGCCGGATTACGGCTAATGTGAATGCCGCATATCTGAAGACCTACTTCCTCACCCCCTCGCCCGACGTCCAGACGCTGATCGACGCGCGCGCGGCCGGCACGATCAACAAGGACACCGTCATTTCGGACGGCGGCGACCAGGTCCGCGTCAACGGCAAGCCCGAATGGCGCGTCACGGGATCGCTGACCTGGTCGAAGGGGCCGTTCCAGATCGGCACCTTCACCAGCTACGTCAGCGACGTCGACGATACCGGCGCGACGATCAACGGGGTGCCGTGGCAGGTCGACGGGCGGACTACGCTCAACCTCTACGGCCAGGTCAGCTTCGGCAGCCGCCGCGACGGCGAAGGCCGCCACCGCTTCCGCATGGGCGTGCGCAACCTGACCGACAAACAGCCGCCGCTCAGCACCGACGGCTTCCTGGGCGCGCTGTACCAGCCCTATGCGCGCTACTGGTACGTCAACCTGCAGTCGAGGTTCTGA
- a CDS encoding bifunctional (p)ppGpp synthetase/guanosine-3',5'-bis(diphosphate) 3'-pyrophosphohydrolase — MLRQYELVDRVLSYDPQADEAMLNRAYVFSVNAHGTQKRASGDPYFSHPIEVAGILTDLRLDDETIATAILHDTVEDTVATPEEIERLFGANVARLVDGVTKLSKIEAQTESQRAAENLRKFLLAMSDDIRVLLVKLADRLHNMRTLHFIAKPEKRRRIAKETMDIYAPLAERIGMYEFMKEMQTLAFRQLEPEAYESITKRLTALEDEGHRIEKIGETVHSLLTRAGIEAEVGGRQKHPYSIWKKMSERHVSLEQLSDIMAFRAIVATEEECYRALGVIHRKWPMVPGRFKDYISTPKRNGYRSLHTSVFIGENTRIEIQIRTHAMHAQAEYGIAAHWAYKADAVRPDTQVSWVRDLVEILEAAESPEELLEHTRMAMYADRIFAFSPKGELIQLPKGATPIDFAYAVHTDLGDQAVGAKINGRVVPLRTEITNGDSVQILRSKGQMPQSNWLTFAITGKARAAIRRHLRHKERDERLALGRKLYDDILQRLPVAVGADAVKAAIRRLKLTDMDALLEAIALRKLSDAEVMEALMPGSAGGEDAHKAPPQRHAITITGLTPGVAFDLAECCRPVPGDRIVGIRREGEGIVVHEIACPQIGDDGDWVDLAWGDTAEGGIARISVTLKNEPGALGAVATVIGAHKANILGLRMDDRDTTFHTNAIDVEVRNAAHLTKLLAALRAADAVSDAQRA; from the coding sequence GTGCTGCGCCAATATGAACTCGTCGATCGGGTCCTGAGCTACGACCCCCAGGCCGATGAGGCCATGCTGAACCGCGCCTATGTGTTTTCCGTCAACGCGCACGGGACACAGAAGCGCGCCAGCGGGGACCCGTATTTCAGCCACCCGATCGAGGTCGCGGGTATCCTGACGGACCTTCGGCTCGACGACGAGACGATCGCGACCGCGATCCTCCACGACACGGTCGAGGACACGGTCGCCACGCCCGAAGAGATCGAGCGGCTGTTCGGCGCCAATGTCGCGCGGCTGGTCGACGGCGTCACGAAACTCAGCAAGATCGAGGCGCAGACCGAAAGCCAGCGCGCCGCCGAAAACCTGCGCAAATTCCTGCTGGCGATGTCCGACGACATCCGCGTTCTGCTGGTGAAGCTGGCCGACCGCCTCCACAACATGCGCACGCTGCACTTCATCGCGAAGCCCGAGAAGCGCCGCCGCATCGCCAAGGAGACGATGGACATCTACGCCCCGCTCGCGGAGCGGATCGGCATGTACGAGTTCATGAAGGAGATGCAGACGCTCGCCTTTCGTCAGCTCGAACCCGAGGCGTATGAATCGATCACCAAACGCCTGACCGCACTGGAAGACGAAGGTCACCGGATCGAGAAGATCGGCGAGACCGTTCACTCGCTGCTGACCCGTGCCGGCATCGAGGCCGAGGTCGGCGGGCGCCAGAAACATCCCTATTCCATCTGGAAGAAGATGTCGGAGCGCCACGTCAGCCTGGAACAGCTCAGCGACATCATGGCCTTCCGCGCGATCGTCGCGACCGAGGAGGAATGCTATCGCGCGCTGGGCGTCATCCATCGCAAATGGCCGATGGTGCCGGGGCGGTTCAAGGACTATATCTCGACGCCCAAGCGCAACGGTTATCGCTCGCTCCACACATCGGTGTTCATCGGCGAAAATACGCGCATCGAAATCCAGATCCGCACCCATGCGATGCACGCGCAGGCCGAATATGGCATCGCTGCGCACTGGGCGTACAAGGCCGATGCGGTGCGCCCGGACACGCAGGTCAGCTGGGTCCGCGACCTGGTCGAAATCCTCGAGGCCGCCGAAAGCCCGGAGGAACTGCTCGAACACACGCGGATGGCGATGTACGCCGACCGCATCTTCGCCTTCAGTCCGAAGGGCGAGCTGATCCAGCTGCCCAAGGGCGCGACGCCGATCGACTTCGCGTACGCCGTCCACACCGATCTCGGCGACCAGGCGGTGGGTGCCAAGATCAATGGCCGCGTGGTGCCGCTGCGCACCGAAATCACCAACGGCGACAGCGTGCAGATCCTGCGATCGAAGGGCCAGATGCCGCAGTCGAACTGGCTGACCTTCGCCATCACCGGTAAGGCGCGTGCGGCGATCCGTCGGCATCTGCGCCACAAGGAGCGCGACGAGCGGCTGGCGCTGGGCCGCAAGCTGTACGACGACATCCTCCAGCGCCTGCCCGTCGCGGTCGGGGCGGATGCCGTCAAGGCGGCGATCCGTCGGCTGAAACTGACCGACATGGACGCGCTGCTCGAGGCGATTGCGCTGCGCAAGCTCTCCGATGCCGAGGTCATGGAGGCGCTGATGCCCGGTTCGGCAGGCGGCGAGGACGCGCACAAGGCGCCGCCGCAGCGCCACGCGATCACCATCACCGGCCTGACGCCGGGCGTCGCCTTCGACCTCGCGGAATGCTGCCGGCCGGTGCCGGGCGACCGTATCGTCGGTATCCGGCGCGAGGGCGAAGGCATCGTCGTCCACGAGATCGCCTGTCCGCAGATCGGCGACGACGGCGATTGGGTCGATCTGGCGTGGGGCGACACCGCGGAGGGCGGCATCGCGCGGATCAGCGTCACGCTGAAGAACGAACCCGGCGCCCTGGGCGCGGTTGCGACCGTCATCGGCGCGCACAAGGCCAACATCCTGGGCCTGCGCATGGACGACCGCGACACGACGTTCCACACCAATGCGATCGACGTCGAAGTTCGCAACGCGGCGCATCTGACGAAGCTGCTCGCGGCGCTGCGCGCGGCTGATGCGGTGAGCGACGCGCAACGGGCCTGA
- a CDS encoding helix-turn-helix transcriptional regulator, protein MVSKVREPLRELAATCSLPAALEAMGERWAFLILRAAFNGYHHFEEFQSELGIARNILANRLARFVDHGILERRAMADDRRKIEYRLTDKGHALLPTMVALRQWGERWETGKPADPVLVDARDGQPIRPVRVLSQDGRELEKEDLKWVLRADLESDIG, encoded by the coding sequence ATGGTGTCGAAAGTCCGAGAGCCACTGAGGGAATTGGCTGCGACGTGCAGCCTGCCCGCGGCGCTGGAAGCGATGGGGGAGCGCTGGGCGTTCCTGATCCTGCGCGCCGCGTTCAACGGCTATCATCATTTCGAGGAATTTCAGTCCGAGCTGGGGATTGCGCGCAACATCCTGGCCAATCGGCTGGCGCGGTTCGTCGACCACGGCATCCTCGAACGGCGGGCGATGGCCGACGATCGCCGCAAGATCGAATATCGCCTGACCGACAAGGGACACGCGCTGCTGCCGACGATGGTCGCGCTGCGCCAATGGGGCGAACGCTGGGAAACGGGCAAGCCGGCCGATCCGGTTCTGGTCGATGCGCGAGACGGTCAGCCGATCCGTCCGGTACGGGTGCTGAGCCAGGACGGGCGCGAGCTGGAGAAGGAGGACCTGAAATGGGTGCTTCGCGCCGATCTGGAAAGCGACATCGGCTGA
- a CDS encoding sulfite exporter TauE/SafE family protein, whose amino-acid sequence MTAIDPLYSLAGVAVGMIVGLTGVGGGSLMTPLLVLAFGFHPVTAVGTDLLYAAATKTVGTAVHGWRGTVDWRVVRRLATGSLPATIVTLILLQRAGVRQADTGHVVSILLGVTLLLSAVGTLLRGRITRWIARFPPMGEHRVAGATIVVGAILGVLVSLTSVGAGALGMTALLLLYPGLPVNRLVGSDIAHAVPLTLLAGVGHWMLGSVDVMLLASLLIGSVPGIIIGSLIATRVSDRALAPVLAVVLAIVGVRLMV is encoded by the coding sequence ATGACCGCGATCGACCCGCTGTATTCGCTTGCCGGCGTCGCTGTGGGCATGATCGTCGGCCTGACCGGGGTCGGCGGCGGATCGCTGATGACGCCGCTGCTCGTGCTGGCCTTCGGCTTTCATCCCGTCACCGCAGTCGGTACCGACCTGCTTTATGCCGCGGCGACCAAGACGGTGGGCACCGCGGTGCACGGCTGGCGCGGAACGGTCGACTGGCGCGTCGTCCGACGACTGGCGACCGGCAGCCTGCCGGCAACGATCGTCACGCTGATCCTGCTGCAACGCGCCGGCGTCCGCCAGGCGGATACCGGTCACGTCGTCAGCATCCTGCTGGGCGTGACGTTGCTGCTGTCGGCGGTTGGCACCCTCCTGCGCGGACGGATCACACGCTGGATCGCCCGCTTCCCGCCGATGGGCGAGCATCGCGTGGCCGGGGCGACGATCGTGGTCGGCGCCATCCTGGGCGTTCTGGTGTCGCTGACGTCGGTCGGCGCCGGCGCGCTGGGAATGACGGCGCTGCTGCTCCTCTATCCCGGCCTGCCGGTCAATCGGCTGGTCGGGTCCGACATCGCCCATGCCGTACCGCTGACGTTGCTCGCAGGGGTCGGACATTGGATGCTGGGATCGGTCGACGTGATGTTGCTGGCGTCGCTGCTGATCGGGTCGGTGCCGGGCATCATCATCGGCAGCCTGATCGCGACGCGCGTATCCGACCGCGCGTTGGCGCCGGTGCTGGCGGTGGTCCTGGCGATCGTGGGTGTGCGGTTGATGGTGTAG